Sequence from the Piscinibacter sp. HJYY11 genome:
GCGCAGCTTTCGCACGCCCTACGGCACGGTGCACTGGCAGGCGGTCAACGCACCCAACACCTGGCGCGCGGTGTGTGCGCCCTGCACGCTGCCGGTGGGTGGGCTCGGCCGCGAGCCGCTGCGTCTGTCGCGCGTGGAGTTCACCGTCGTGCCCGACATGCAGATGAACCTGCAGGGGCACTTCGCCCTTGGGGAGGGCGCCGAGCCGCTGCAGGGCCGCTGGTCGTCGCGCATCGAGCGGCAGCAGCTGGTGCTGCAGTTCCGCATCGCCGACGAGCCGGCCGTGCGCGCGTTTGCGCTCTTCCAGCGCGACATTCCCGAGTTCGCTCGCGCCCGCATCGACGGGCGGGTGAGCGTGAAGGCGCAATGGCGCTGGCCTGCGCGCGAGTGGGAGTTCAAGCCGCGGCTCGATGGCCTGCGGGTGTCAGGCCTGGGCACCGAAGTGCTGCTGAATGCGCAACCCGCCTGTGGCCGCGATGAGGGCGACGCCGAGCGGCCGGACTTCGGCCCCTGGCTGCCGCGCGCGGTGGTCGCTGCCGAAGACCAGCGCTACTACGAGCACCCGGGCTACGACCTGCAGGAGATCGTGGCGGCGTGGTTCGGCAACCAGCGCGACGAGCGTGCGGTGGCCGGTGGCAGCACCCTGGCGCAGCAGCTCGCGAAGCTGCTCTACACCGGCGACAGCCGACACCACGGCCGCAAGCTCCGCGAGCTGCTGTATGCGGTGGAGCTCGATCGCACGCTCGGCAAGCCGCGGCTGCTCAACCTCTACCTGGCGCTCGCACCGTGGGGCGATGGCCAATGCGGCGCCCAGGCTGCGGCGCGCCACTTCTTCCGCAAGGACGCTGCACACCTCACGCCGGTGGAAGCGGTGTGGCTCGCCACGCTGCTGCACAACCCCGACCGCGAGCTGGCCCAGATGGGCCGCCACGGCGATGCGAACCGTGCGCGGGTGGCCTGGGTCGCCGACCAGCTGCGGCCGGTGACGCGGGGCGAGCGCGAGGCGCTGGTGAAGGCGGCGGAACGCTGGCGCCCACCGGCTCCGGCACTGCGGGTCGCGATGGCGGTGGCGGCGTCGCAGGCCGCGCAGGGGCGCTGACGCGCCTCAGCCGCCGGCAAGCCAGTCGTCGGCGACGGCGGCCGCGTCGCGTGCCTGGCTCGCGTCCCACATGCGCTCGGGCGGCACCACGCGGGTGCCCGGTGCCGACTGCGGCAGCCGCGTCGCCAGTCGCGCGGCGAACTCGGCCACCTTGGCGGCGCGCACCGGCCGTTGCCGCTCGGGCACCATCATCTGCAGCTGCGAGAGCATCCAGTGCGCGAGGCG
This genomic interval carries:
- a CDS encoding biosynthetic peptidoglycan transglycosylase, with amino-acid sequence MKRILKWLLGLLCGLLAGLALALFFVLRALQPAPGEWTRLVQLGPFQREISMPAVLRIASHPFTLHLMAGRSFRTPYGTVHWQAVNAPNTWRAVCAPCTLPVGGLGREPLRLSRVEFTVVPDMQMNLQGHFALGEGAEPLQGRWSSRIERQQLVLQFRIADEPAVRAFALFQRDIPEFARARIDGRVSVKAQWRWPAREWEFKPRLDGLRVSGLGTEVLLNAQPACGRDEGDAERPDFGPWLPRAVVAAEDQRYYEHPGYDLQEIVAAWFGNQRDERAVAGGSTLAQQLAKLLYTGDSRHHGRKLRELLYAVELDRTLGKPRLLNLYLALAPWGDGQCGAQAAARHFFRKDAAHLTPVEAVWLATLLHNPDRELAQMGRHGDANRARVAWVADQLRPVTRGEREALVKAAERWRPPAPALRVAMAVAASQAAQGR